A genomic stretch from Elusimicrobiota bacterium includes:
- a CDS encoding PorV/PorQ family protein: MTPRLLLAVPLALALASPAGAAGSPTLRRSLSTRSAAMADAYAAVPGGLSSLSTNPAGLAAARRPQLDTTFTSGVLDDTFGFLGWAQPLPLGALAAGLSYYDAGKVDLHFAGGRTETRTAARDFVGHLAWGLPLPGGLSVGAAGKFFRFELAQEAKASGAAGDVGAQWRTPLQGLVLGAALQNAGPGVKFEVDRDPLPLTTRGGASWSWQSRPAPAGGDPELRGPLTATRFLAAAEAVKVRDEALIGALGSELAMDFGASTSIALRAGWRLNSDHARLTFGVGMREGRFSLDYAMAEKRSLGQTHHAGFGVRF; this comes from the coding sequence ATGACCCCGCGCCTCCTTCTCGCCGTCCCCCTGGCCCTGGCCCTCGCCTCCCCGGCGGGAGCGGCCGGCTCGCCCACTTTGCGCCGCTCCCTGTCGACGCGCTCCGCGGCGATGGCCGACGCCTACGCGGCCGTGCCCGGCGGCCTGTCCTCGCTGAGCACCAACCCCGCGGGCCTCGCGGCCGCCCGCCGCCCGCAGCTCGACACGACCTTCACCAGCGGCGTGCTCGACGACACCTTCGGCTTCCTCGGCTGGGCGCAGCCGCTGCCGCTGGGCGCCTTGGCCGCCGGCCTCTCGTACTACGACGCCGGCAAGGTGGACCTGCATTTCGCCGGCGGCCGCACCGAGACGCGGACCGCGGCGCGCGATTTCGTCGGCCATCTCGCCTGGGGCCTGCCGCTTCCCGGCGGCCTCTCGGTCGGCGCGGCCGGGAAGTTCTTCCGCTTCGAGCTGGCGCAGGAGGCGAAAGCCTCGGGCGCCGCCGGCGACGTCGGCGCGCAATGGCGGACCCCGCTCCAGGGCCTGGTCCTCGGGGCCGCCCTCCAGAACGCCGGCCCGGGCGTGAAGTTCGAGGTCGACCGCGACCCCCTGCCGCTCACGACGCGGGGCGGCGCGTCCTGGTCCTGGCAGTCGCGGCCGGCGCCCGCCGGCGGCGACCCCGAGCTGCGCGGCCCGCTCACCGCCACCCGCTTCCTCGCCGCGGCCGAGGCGGTCAAGGTCCGCGACGAGGCGCTCATCGGGGCCCTCGGCTCCGAGCTCGCGATGGACTTCGGCGCCTCCACCTCGATCGCCCTGCGCGCCGGCTGGCGCCTCAACTCCGACCACGCGCGCCTGACCTTCGGCGTCGGCATGCGCGAAGGCCGGTTCTCGCTCGACTACGCGATGGCCGAGAAACGCTCCCTGGGTCAGACGCATCACGCCGGCTTCGGCGTCCGCTTCTGA
- a CDS encoding PBP1A family penicillin-binding protein: MPRGRRPFGPAWLWAASALLGLTALGSLWLAAQAERKLSSLVVGGLGVSFSTRIWSAPFVVKDAARGEAQRLIERLDRLGYRRTSETPLKGEYRWTPPELAVYLRGHRIPGSEQAEGVYFLRRSDEGEWNVFDGLGGTVGEIRLEPELVVELAGEKSERREPAAWEQIPPSLRDAVVATEDKRFWTHHGLDPRAVARAALANLRRRELQGASTITQQLSKNLFLSPRRTFRRKLAEAALSLYLELRLDKQRILTLYLNHIYLGQDGPASVMGVRSAARHYFSKEVSDLTLTESALIAGVIRGPGVYNPFRDPAAAKSRRDHVLRRMKEEGMIGPSALAAALAEPLALKRSDSQEDRRDSAYYAAEVVRQLLPRYGGDSLYRHGLSIHTAMDPLLQSLARKTLSPAKHQAALAVIDPRDGSVLALTGGRSFSESQFNRATQALRQPGSAFKPFVFAAALQANLTPATVLRDKPKTWPGAGKGWSPSNYEGVYYGTATMRQALAKSLNAATLDLAERVGLKRIQETARNCGITSPMRDDLGLALGASEVGLLELVAAYEPFAHGGIRPTPRLVTSVVDSDGVVFEAPPPEISIALDPATAFLMNSMLESVAKEGTARSLKAMGVTFPVAGKTGTTNDGRDAWFVGYTSSLLAGVWVGDDQNRALRLTGAKDALPLWASFMKEASADRPGAEFTRPESVVEVVVCPASGMVARSGCPGKHAELFLVGTEPRSDCALHRGGLVGWLQRMLRKD; the protein is encoded by the coding sequence ATGCCGCGCGGCCGGCGCCCCTTCGGTCCCGCCTGGCTTTGGGCCGCGTCGGCCCTCCTCGGCCTGACGGCCCTCGGCTCGCTGTGGCTCGCGGCCCAGGCCGAGCGCAAGCTGTCCTCCCTCGTCGTCGGCGGCCTGGGCGTGAGCTTCTCCACCCGAATCTGGTCGGCCCCGTTCGTCGTCAAGGACGCCGCGCGCGGCGAGGCGCAGCGCCTCATCGAGCGCCTCGACCGCCTCGGCTACCGGCGCACGAGCGAGACGCCGCTCAAGGGCGAGTACCGCTGGACCCCGCCCGAGCTCGCCGTCTACCTGCGCGGCCACCGCATCCCCGGCTCCGAGCAGGCCGAGGGCGTCTACTTCCTGCGCCGCTCGGACGAGGGCGAGTGGAACGTCTTCGACGGCCTCGGCGGGACGGTGGGCGAGATCCGCCTGGAGCCCGAGCTCGTCGTCGAGCTCGCCGGCGAGAAGTCCGAGCGCCGCGAGCCCGCCGCCTGGGAGCAGATCCCCCCCTCGCTGCGCGACGCCGTCGTCGCCACCGAGGACAAGCGCTTCTGGACCCACCACGGCCTCGACCCGCGCGCGGTCGCCCGCGCGGCCCTGGCCAACCTGCGCCGCCGCGAGCTGCAGGGCGCCAGCACCATCACGCAGCAGCTCTCCAAGAACCTCTTCCTCTCCCCGCGCCGCACCTTCCGCCGCAAGCTCGCCGAGGCCGCCCTCTCGCTGTACCTCGAGCTGCGCCTCGACAAGCAGCGCATCCTGACGCTGTACCTCAACCACATCTACCTCGGCCAGGACGGCCCCGCGAGCGTGATGGGCGTGCGCTCCGCCGCGCGGCACTACTTCTCCAAGGAGGTCTCCGACCTCACCTTGACCGAGTCGGCCCTGATCGCCGGCGTCATCCGCGGCCCCGGCGTCTACAACCCCTTCCGCGACCCCGCCGCCGCCAAGTCCCGCCGCGACCACGTCCTGCGCCGCATGAAGGAAGAGGGCATGATCGGCCCGAGCGCGCTCGCCGCCGCCCTCGCCGAGCCGCTTGCGCTGAAGCGCAGCGATTCTCAAGAAGACCGGCGCGACTCCGCCTACTACGCCGCCGAGGTCGTGCGCCAGCTCCTGCCGCGTTACGGCGGCGACTCGCTGTACCGCCACGGCCTCTCCATCCACACCGCGATGGACCCGCTCCTCCAATCCCTCGCGCGCAAGACCCTCTCCCCCGCGAAGCACCAGGCCGCGCTCGCGGTCATCGACCCGCGCGACGGCTCCGTCCTGGCCCTCACCGGCGGCCGCAGCTTCAGCGAGAGCCAGTTCAACCGCGCCACCCAGGCCCTGCGCCAGCCCGGCTCCGCCTTCAAGCCCTTCGTCTTCGCCGCCGCCCTCCAGGCCAACCTGACCCCGGCGACCGTCCTGCGCGACAAGCCCAAGACGTGGCCCGGCGCCGGGAAAGGCTGGTCCCCCTCGAACTACGAGGGCGTCTACTACGGCACCGCGACGATGCGCCAGGCCCTGGCCAAGTCCCTCAACGCCGCCACCCTCGACCTCGCCGAGCGCGTCGGCCTCAAGCGCATCCAGGAAACGGCCCGGAACTGCGGCATCACCAGCCCCATGCGCGACGACCTCGGCCTCGCCCTCGGCGCGTCGGAGGTCGGCCTGCTCGAGCTCGTCGCCGCCTACGAGCCCTTCGCCCACGGCGGCATCCGTCCGACCCCGCGCCTCGTCACCTCGGTCGTGGACTCCGACGGCGTCGTCTTCGAGGCGCCGCCGCCCGAGATCTCGATCGCCCTCGACCCGGCCACCGCCTTCCTGATGAACTCGATGCTCGAGAGCGTCGCCAAGGAGGGCACCGCCCGGAGCCTGAAGGCCATGGGCGTGACCTTCCCCGTCGCGGGCAAGACCGGCACGACCAACGACGGCCGCGACGCCTGGTTCGTCGGCTACACCTCGTCGCTGCTCGCCGGCGTCTGGGTCGGCGACGACCAGAACCGCGCGCTGCGCCTCACCGGGGCCAAGGACGCGCTCCCGCTATGGGCCTCCTTCATGAAGGAAGCCTCCGCCGACCGCCCGGGCGCGGAGTTCACGCGCCCCGAGTCCGTCGTCGAGGTCGTCGTCTGCCCCGCCTCGGGCATGGTCGCCCGCTCCGGCTGCCCCGGCAAGCACGCCGAGCTGTTCCTCGTCGGCACCGAGCCGCGCAGCGACTGCGCCCTGCACCGCGGCGGCCTCGTCGGCTGGCTTCAGCGCATGCTGCGCAAGGACTAG
- a CDS encoding BrnT family toxin, giving the protein MGETDFSRHLGFEWDKENTDKIWRKHKVSPFECEQIFFNQPVVVAPDEAHSHTEPRFYVLGRTDAARLLFLVFTTRKHLVRVISARDMSRAEKEVYKNHEE; this is encoded by the coding sequence GTGGGCGAAACGGACTTCTCCAGACACCTCGGATTCGAATGGGACAAGGAGAACACCGATAAAATCTGGCGCAAGCACAAGGTCAGCCCGTTTGAGTGCGAGCAGATTTTTTTCAACCAGCCGGTCGTCGTAGCCCCTGACGAGGCGCACTCGCATACAGAACCCCGTTTTTACGTGCTCGGTCGCACCGATGCAGCACGTCTTCTTTTTCTCGTTTTTACCACACGGAAGCACCTGGTCCGGGTCATCTCAGCTCGCGACATGAGCCGCGCGGAGAAGGAGGTCTACAAGAATCATGAAGAATAA
- a CDS encoding BrnA antitoxin family protein gives MKNKIPKFKSEADERAFWASHDSADYVDWKKGRNVIFPNLRPSLKSISLRLPESMIEELRLLANKRDVPYQSLLKMFLSERIAKELRPHGA, from the coding sequence ATGAAGAATAAGATCCCGAAGTTTAAGAGTGAGGCGGACGAGCGGGCTTTTTGGGCCTCGCACGATTCGGCGGACTATGTGGATTGGAAGAAGGGAAGGAACGTCATTTTCCCCAATCTGCGGCCCTCTCTTAAGTCCATTTCTCTGCGTCTTCCTGAATCAATGATTGAAGAGCTGCGTCTTCTGGCAAACAAACGGGATGTGCCCTATCAGTCACTCCTAAAGATGTTCTTGTCAGAGCGAATTGCGAAAGAACTTCGGCCTCACGGAGCCTAA
- a CDS encoding ferritin-like domain-containing protein, giving the protein MNADIVRPMVVGSPEHKELLCSFFTESHDPYKPEDLEWPALDDAVVARLRALPIWEEAVRTEAETALAVLTMGAAEKDPTLSKAITLQGYEEQRHAEILKLLTARYRIPVPKFDPAAPADPDWAFMRIGYGECFDSFFAFGLFALARDSGFFPPPLVELFEPIMQEEGRHIIFHVNWVAYNQAQLPYAGRPRYVFKRGLAMWLQAVSRLKTALKIKGEAEGGQDNFTMNAHAQFGDVSPREFVELCLRENERRLAPYDPRLLRPEFVPAIARAVLPTLPRRGVFN; this is encoded by the coding sequence ATGAACGCTGATATCGTCCGCCCCATGGTCGTCGGCTCCCCCGAGCACAAGGAGCTGCTGTGCTCGTTCTTCACGGAGAGCCACGATCCCTACAAGCCCGAGGACCTCGAGTGGCCCGCCCTGGACGACGCCGTGGTCGCGAGGCTGAGGGCCCTGCCCATCTGGGAGGAGGCCGTGCGCACCGAGGCGGAGACCGCCTTGGCCGTGCTGACGATGGGAGCCGCCGAGAAGGACCCGACGCTCTCGAAGGCGATCACCTTGCAGGGCTACGAGGAGCAGCGCCACGCCGAGATACTGAAGCTCCTGACCGCGAGGTACCGGATCCCGGTCCCGAAGTTCGACCCCGCCGCGCCCGCCGACCCCGACTGGGCGTTCATGCGCATCGGCTACGGGGAGTGCTTCGACTCGTTCTTCGCCTTCGGCCTGTTCGCGCTCGCGCGCGACTCGGGTTTCTTCCCGCCGCCGCTCGTCGAGCTGTTCGAGCCGATCATGCAGGAGGAGGGCCGCCACATCATCTTCCACGTGAACTGGGTCGCCTACAACCAGGCCCAGCTGCCCTACGCCGGACGGCCGCGGTACGTGTTCAAGCGCGGGCTGGCGATGTGGCTGCAGGCGGTGAGCCGGCTCAAGACCGCGCTGAAGATCAAGGGCGAGGCCGAGGGCGGCCAGGACAACTTCACGATGAACGCCCACGCCCAGTTCGGGGACGTCTCCCCCCGGGAGTTCGTCGAGCTGTGCCTGCGCGAGAACGAGCGGCGCCTGGCGCCCTACGATCCAAGGCTGCTCCGGCCGGAGTTCGTGCCGGCCATCGCGCGCGCGGTGCTCCCGACCTTGCCGCGCCGGGGCGTCTTCAACTGA
- a CDS encoding lysophospholipid acyltransferase family protein → MPLHGTGLLVSVLPRPREMALGAFLGRIALLFNTRHVRVARENLARCFPELSEERRRALLKENYEHYGRMVLELAHMFSPIPGHFRAYVQRNVEIEGYENWEKAKAKGKGVLFLGSHIANWEFAASIGAIKDMPVTIVTRRLKPAWLHDWMEKVRLSVGVRATYQPRTIPTVMKALRDNGGVVFVMDQYMSAPMGEPMRLFGVKAWTLAAIAPLARRTGAAILPVLPTREADGRVRIVIEPEIELTDDDKADNQRLADRVERWMRAVPGQALWAHRRFKDVDWNDRSPKPSAV, encoded by the coding sequence GTGCCGCTGCACGGAACGGGCCTGCTTGTCTCGGTCCTGCCGCGGCCGCGGGAGATGGCGCTCGGCGCGTTCCTGGGACGGATCGCGCTGCTCTTCAACACGCGCCACGTCCGCGTCGCGCGCGAGAACCTCGCGCGCTGCTTCCCCGAGCTGAGCGAGGAGCGCCGCCGGGCTCTGCTGAAGGAGAACTACGAGCATTACGGCCGCATGGTGCTCGAGCTCGCGCACATGTTCTCCCCCATCCCGGGCCACTTCCGCGCGTACGTCCAGCGCAACGTCGAGATCGAGGGCTACGAGAACTGGGAGAAGGCCAAGGCGAAGGGCAAGGGCGTGCTGTTCCTGGGCTCGCACATCGCGAACTGGGAGTTCGCGGCGTCGATCGGCGCGATCAAGGACATGCCGGTCACCATCGTGACCCGGCGGCTGAAGCCCGCGTGGCTCCACGACTGGATGGAGAAGGTCCGGCTCTCGGTCGGCGTGCGCGCGACCTATCAGCCGCGCACCATCCCGACGGTGATGAAGGCCCTGCGCGACAACGGCGGCGTCGTCTTCGTGATGGATCAGTACATGTCGGCGCCGATGGGCGAGCCGATGCGGCTGTTCGGGGTCAAGGCCTGGACCTTGGCCGCCATCGCGCCGCTCGCGCGCCGCACCGGCGCGGCCATCCTGCCCGTGCTGCCCACGCGCGAGGCCGACGGGCGCGTGCGGATCGTCATCGAGCCCGAGATCGAGCTCACCGACGACGACAAGGCCGACAACCAGAGGCTCGCGGACCGCGTCGAGCGGTGGATGCGCGCGGTGCCCGGCCAGGCCCTGTGGGCGCACCGCCGGTTCAAGGACGTGGACTGGAACGACCGCTCGCCTAAGCCGTCCGCGGTCTAG